The genomic DNA CACAACGCTTCGGCTTCATCGATATAGTGGGTAGTAATGAGTATTGTCTTTTTTTTAGCTTTATCTTGCTTGATTAATTGCCAGACATTTCTTCTTGATTGAATATCAAGTCCAGTTGTTGGTTCATCCAATATCAATATTTCGGGGTCATTCATTATACACATAATAAGATAAAGTTTCTGTTTTTGTCCCCCAGAAAGGTTCTTTATTAATGTACTCTTTTTGCTGTTTAATTCAAGAATGTCAATTAATTCGTTAATATCAACATCTGTTTTGGGGTATAAGGACTTAATATAATCAATAGATTCGCTTACCGTAAGATTTTCGAAAAAATTGCTTTCCTGAAGTTGAACTCCAGTGGTTTGCATAATTTTTCTTCGATTTTTTTTAATGCTTAGCGAATTAAAGTAAACCTCTCCTTGATTAGGCTTCATTAATCCACACATAATATAAATTAGTGTAGATTTTCCCATTCCATTTGGTCCAAGCAAACCAAACACAGTACCTTTTTCTATGGTAAATGATATTCCGTGTAAAATTTTGATTTTCTTGAATGATTTATGAATATTTTCAACTCGAATAGCGGGCATCTTGATTTATATCTAGTTTGTGATTTATATGTTGCATATTCTTTTCATTTCATTAATGAAGCAGTCATTCCCATGTCCTTTAATAATTATATTTCCTGGTTTAAAAATATGCTTAATCAATTGATTGTCATTATCTGAAATGAATCGGTCTTTAATTAAACTATCATAGGATTCTGAATTATTATCTTCTAAGA from Bacteroidales bacterium includes the following:
- a CDS encoding ABC transporter ATP-binding protein — protein: MPAIRVENIHKSFKKIKILHGISFTIEKGTVFGLLGPNGMGKSTLIYIMCGLMKPNQGEVYFNSLSIKKNRRKIMQTTGVQLQESNFFENLTVSESIDYIKSLYPKTDVDINELIDILELNSKKSTLIKNLSGGQKQKLYLIMCIMNDPEILILDEPTTGLDIQSRRNVWQLIKQDKAKKKTILITTHYIDEAEALCDEIAFIDSGRIIAHNTLAGFMKKYENTKVVEFIIDNDIDILTIKKTPGYIDNIRINSTLIIYIEDKKEYLEKFIVELPEILNLQVKDITVRKANLEDVYLNLTGKKFD